From the Ctenopharyngodon idella isolate HZGC_01 chromosome 3, HZGC01, whole genome shotgun sequence genome, one window contains:
- the gng13b gene encoding guanine nucleotide-binding protein G(I)/G(S)/G(O) subunit gamma-13b: MDEMDLPQMKKEVESLKYQLAFKREKSSKTVTDLVKWIEECVPEDPFLNPELMKNNPWVEKGKCVLL; the protein is encoded by the exons ATGGATGAGATGGACTTGCCCCAAATGAAGAAGGAGGTAGAAAGCCTCAAGTACCAGCTGGCCTTCAAAAGGGAGAAATCTTCAAAGACAGTGACAGA CCTGGTGAAGTGGATCGAGGAGTGTGTGCCCGAGGACCCTTTCCTGAATCCCGAGCTGATGAAGAACAACCCATGGGTGGAGAAGGGCAAGTGTGTGCTTCTATAA